The Candidatus Nomurabacteria bacterium genome has a segment encoding these proteins:
- a CDS encoding lamin tail domain-containing protein: MNKVGKITIFVFIFLFFTQRASALVINEVMYDLDGTDTDREWIEIYNDGGSSLDIEGYKFFEANSNHTLTIYSGSYVLPAGSYAVICQKPETFLSDWPGFTGTLIDSSFSLSNESGEYLEIRDSNLATVATLSYDPSIGAAGDGNSLNRNGSSWIAASPSPGSSNNTSSNSSNDNTDNTTTTTTTTASSSSGSPTSSGETVQKQSSWSITFSMPSSGYVGDEIEIEGIVKNLFLERIRSGFFFWNMGDGSVYEGEKLSEITHTYKYPGDYIIVLEYWRNGSFEPEVIARKNITIENSSIKISPISSPNGTSIKIENSGKGEIDLGGWEVMLVGSSYILPKNTIILPSKTITLMPEQTGFTFVGNSLSLMAPDHTLASTYSTQPVTSYAYSSGGGSTGISRAVSYGGDSDVDVLPRASFTDEESSNLSANVIDSGISKNTSVYAFFVIFLFLVSLGYLYIRRTSFAKAGEDIEDTAPEEEEDGYDFKLLE; this comes from the coding sequence ATGAATAAAGTAGGCAAGATCACAATATTTGTTTTTATATTTTTGTTTTTTACACAAAGGGCGAGTGCGCTCGTTATAAACGAGGTCATGTATGATCTAGATGGAACTGACACAGATAGAGAGTGGATAGAGATTTACAATGACGGAGGTTCTAGCTTGGACATAGAGGGATACAAGTTTTTTGAAGCAAACAGTAATCATACTCTTACAATATATTCTGGTAGTTATGTTTTGCCAGCAGGGTCTTATGCTGTGATTTGTCAAAAACCAGAAACTTTTCTTTCTGATTGGCCGGGTTTTACTGGTACTCTTATAGATTCTAGTTTCTCTCTTTCCAACGAGTCTGGAGAGTATCTAGAGATAAGAGATTCCAACCTCGCTACGGTTGCAACTCTTTCTTATGATCCAAGTATTGGTGCCGCTGGTGATGGTAATTCGCTTAACCGCAATGGTTCGTCTTGGATAGCGGCTTCTCCGTCTCCTGGGTCTAGCAACAATACTTCTTCTAATTCTAGTAACGACAATACTGACAACACAACTACTACCACAACTACAACAGCTTCTTCTAGCTCCGGATCACCGACTTCTTCTGGAGAAACTGTACAGAAGCAATCTTCTTGGTCTATCACTTTTTCTATGCCGAGTTCCGGATATGTGGGTGACGAAATAGAGATAGAAGGGATTGTAAAAAATCTTTTTCTAGAAAGAATACGGTCAGGGTTTTTTTTCTGGAATATGGGAGATGGATCTGTGTATGAAGGAGAAAAACTTTCTGAGATAACACACACTTATAAATATCCAGGAGATTATATAATCGTTTTGGAGTATTGGAGAAATGGATCTTTTGAACCAGAAGTTATTGCTAGAAAAAATATAACTATAGAAAATAGTAGTATCAAGATTTCTCCAATTTCTTCACCAAACGGAACAAGTATCAAGATAGAAAACTCTGGCAAGGGCGAGATAGATCTTGGTGGTTGGGAAGTTATGCTTGTCGGAAGTTCGTATATCTTGCCTAAGAATACTATAATCTTGCCATCAAAAACTATAACTCTTATGCCAGAGCAGACAGGATTTACCTTTGTCGGAAACTCTCTTTCTCTCATGGCGCCTGACCATACACTAGCTTCAACTTACAGTACTCAGCCCGTTACGAGTTATGCTTATAGTTCCGGGGGTGGGTCTACTGGGATTTCTAGAGCAGTTTCTTATGGTGGTGATAGTGATGTCGATGTGCTTCCTAGGGCATCATTTACCGATGAAGAATCTAGTAATCTTTCTGCAAACGTTATAGATTCTGGCATTTCTAAAAATACTTCCGTGTATGCGTTTTTTGTAATATTTCTTTTCTTGGTTTCTCTAGGATATTTGTATATAAGAAGAACGAGCTTTGCCAAAGCCGGAGAAGATATAGAAGACACGGCTCCAGAAGAAGAGGAAGACGGCTATGATTTCAAACTTCTAGAGTAA
- a CDS encoding uracil-DNA glycosylase: MANLSELQQKWHESSKCELKKSATRPVFGDGNPKSDIVFIGEAPGKKEDQEGRPFIGAAGKFLSEMLETTKLKREDIYITNIVKYRPPDNRDPLPEEKDACREWLLGELNFIKPKLIIFLGRHSMNDFFPELKISEAHGKLIHKKFKNIQTEYFLPLYHPAAALYNGGMRETLINDFKKVPLILKKISN, translated from the coding sequence ATGGCGAATCTATCAGAACTCCAACAAAAATGGCACGAATCTTCAAAATGTGAATTGAAAAAGTCAGCAACTAGGCCCGTGTTTGGAGACGGAAACCCGAAATCCGATATAGTATTTATTGGTGAAGCACCTGGCAAAAAAGAAGACCAGGAAGGTAGGCCTTTTATAGGAGCTGCCGGCAAATTCTTGTCAGAAATGCTAGAAACGACAAAACTAAAAAGAGAAGATATCTACATAACAAACATAGTAAAGTATCGCCCACCAGATAACCGCGACCCTCTACCAGAAGAAAAAGATGCGTGCAGAGAGTGGCTTCTGGGAGAGCTAAACTTTATAAAACCAAAACTTATAATTTTTCTCGGGAGGCACTCTATGAATGACTTTTTTCCTGAACTAAAAATATCGGAAGCTCACGGTAAACTAATACACAAAAAATTCAAAAATATACAAACAGAATATTTCTTGCCACTTTACCACCCCGCAGCCGCACTATATAACGGAGGAATGAGAGAAACTCTAATAAATGATTTCAAAAAAGTACCGCTTATATTGAAGAAAATTTCTAATTAG
- a CDS encoding four helix bundle protein, producing MQNSKVKFKTDLIERAYDFGLKVIFLCDKLPQKRSSWVISDQIIRSGTSIGANLVEAKSSSSRLEFKRFYEIALKSGNESVYWLRLLFDASLINKKDFDSLKEELDEINKMVAKSVISLKKKL from the coding sequence ATGCAAAACTCAAAAGTTAAATTCAAAACAGACTTAATTGAAAGAGCGTATGATTTTGGTTTAAAAGTTATATTTCTTTGTGACAAGTTACCGCAAAAAAGAAGTTCTTGGGTTATATCAGATCAAATAATAAGATCTGGCACATCTATCGGAGCAAACCTTGTTGAAGCAAAGTCCTCAAGTTCTAGATTGGAATTTAAAAGGTTTTACGAAATAGCCTTGAAAAGTGGGAACGAGTCTGTTTATTGGCTTAGACTTTTATTTGATGCAAGTTTAATAAACAAAAAAGATTTTGATTCATTAAAAGAAGAGTTAGATGAAATAAATAAAATGGTCGCTAAAAGTGTTATTAGTTTGAAGAAAAAGTTATAA
- the ychF gene encoding redox-regulated ATPase YchF: MLKIGIVGLPNVGKSTLFNALTKKCVPAENYPFCTIDPSVGIVPVPDERVELLSKFSNSEKSIPAAIEFVDIAGLVEGASKGEGLGNKFLSHIREVDAILEMVRLFPASAKATGGQAPSGDIVHVYGNIDPLRDIKVINLELILADLEVAEKRIGTLARDVRSGNKEAILEESILKKIIPALESEKMINEIEFDEKEAAKLKSMNFLTSKKIIYGLNKKAGAKNFDESDPEKFKEFCDYIESSGAGWVLLDAKIEDELKDFEGSEKNEMREAMGGDDDGVDHLIKRSYEILGLETYLTTGPDETRAWTIKKGSTAPVAGMAIHTDFKDKFIRAEVVFWKDLLDAGSYAEARAKGKVRTEGKDYIVKDGDVIEFKI; the protein is encoded by the coding sequence ATGCTCAAGATAGGAATTGTTGGACTTCCCAATGTAGGTAAATCAACGCTTTTCAATGCGCTTACAAAAAAGTGTGTTCCGGCTGAGAATTATCCGTTTTGTACTATAGACCCATCTGTGGGTATTGTTCCTGTGCCAGATGAAAGAGTAGAACTACTTTCAAAGTTTTCTAATTCCGAGAAGTCTATACCGGCAGCGATAGAGTTTGTCGATATAGCAGGACTCGTAGAAGGTGCAAGCAAGGGAGAGGGCTTGGGAAATAAATTCCTGTCTCATATAAGAGAAGTAGATGCGATACTAGAAATGGTTAGACTTTTTCCCGCCTCCGCCAAGGCTACAGGCGGGCAAGCCCCTTCTGGCGATATTGTTCATGTCTATGGGAATATAGACCCACTCAGAGATATCAAGGTTATAAATCTAGAACTTATACTTGCTGATCTAGAAGTTGCAGAAAAAAGAATCGGAACTCTAGCAAGAGATGTGAGAAGTGGCAACAAGGAAGCGATACTAGAAGAATCTATTTTGAAAAAAATAATCCCCGCTCTAGAATCAGAAAAGATGATAAACGAAATCGAGTTTGATGAGAAAGAGGCTGCAAAACTAAAAAGCATGAACTTTCTAACTTCCAAAAAGATAATTTATGGCCTCAACAAGAAAGCCGGTGCCAAAAACTTTGATGAGTCTGATCCAGAAAAGTTCAAAGAGTTTTGTGATTATATCGAGTCTTCAGGTGCTGGTTGGGTTCTACTCGATGCCAAGATAGAAGATGAACTCAAGGATTTCGAGGGTTCAGAAAAAAACGAGATGAGAGAAGCTATGGGCGGAGATGATGATGGTGTGGACCATCTCATAAAAAGGTCTTATGAAATTCTAGGATTAGAAACATATCTAACAACTGGTCCAGATGAAACTCGTGCGTGGACTATCAAGAAGGGTAGTACTGCACCAGTTGCTGGTATGGCTATACATACAGATTTCAAAGACAAATTTATCCGTGCAGAAGTTGTCTTCTGGAAAGATCTACTTGATGCAGGTTCTTATGCTGAAGCTAGAGCAAAGGGAAAAGTTAGGACGGAAGGGAAAGACTATATCGTAAAAGACGGAGATGTGATTGAATTTAAAATATAA